The genomic region CTAGACCTTCTTTTGTATGCGGCAACGCTTCCATCCATTCTTGGTAAGGAGTCGCTTCTTCTTGACTAACAAAAGCAGTTCTTCCGTCGGGATAAGTGACTTTGTAAAAACCATTTTCCTCATCTTCCAGACGCAAAATATTACCCGCTACGATATCTGAAATTACTTGTGAATCTTGATTCGCCTCCGCATAAGAGCTTCCAGAAGTTTTGGTATAAATTATTTTTTCTGAAGCTTTCCAAGCAGCAAAGGTTTCTTTATCCATAGGCTCCACTCCTCCATAATCGACCCAGGCAATGTATTTATCGGGGGTTTGAATTAAATACCAACTCCCCTCTTTTTTATAATTATTTACGGGCATGCCAAGCGTTCCTTGCGTTACCAATTCTGCCGAATGTTTTGGGGCTCCCCTTAAATTGGCGGCAGAAATTTTAATGATCCCTTTTGTCTTTCCTTCTAAATCTGCTGAAGGCAAAAGCTCAATACTATCGATAAAATTTATGTTTTCTGCCTTTAGTTTTTCTTCCAAACTTTCTACCGCATCCGGTAAATTAGAATTTCCTTTTAGCACATATCCTTCATTTGTTGATACCGCTTCCACATCGAAAAGGGCCACACGCTTATCTGGGGCATATTCTTCTTTAACAGCAGATAATATGGGATCTATTTTATTGTCTTTAGTTTTTTCTTCGGAAGTATTTTTGCAAGAAGCAATGGCCAGTACCATAGCCAAGCTCCAAAAAGTCTGTTTTAGAGTAAACTTCATATTCACATTTTTAATTTATCTCAAGTGAAACACAAAGTAACTAAGTTTTTTCATAAAAATTCCCCTACGCAATAAGTTTTAGCGGTTGACAGGCCATATCTTTCTAATATTCTGCAATATCTTATTTAGGCGTGTTAAAATAGTTTATATTTGCTGATTGAAAATTTGCATTGATAAACGGCTATGAAGCACATTAGAAATTTTTGTATAATCGCTCATATTGACCACGGAAAAAGTACGTTGGCAGATAGATTATTGGATTTTACCGGATCGGTTACAGAGCGAGAAAAAAAAGAACAATTACTGGATAGTATGGATCTAGAGCGTGAGCGTGGTATTACCATTAAAAGTCACGCAATCCAGATGGATTATACTTACAAAGGCGAACAATATATTTTAAACCTTATTGATACTCCCGGGCACGTAGATTTCTCTTACGAAGTTTCCCGTTCCATTGCTGCTTGTGAAGGAGCTTTACTTGTAGTGGATGCCGCACAAAGCATTCAGGCACAAACCATTTCTAATTTGTATTTGGCTTTGGAAAACGATCTGGAAATCATTCCCGTGCTTAACAAAATAGATTTGCCAAGTGCCAATCCAGAAGAGGTAACCGACGATATCGTAGATTTACTTGGTTGCGAACCAGAAGATATTATCCCTGCGAGTGCTAAGACCGGATTGGGAATTGAAGAAATTTTATCTGCTATTATTGAAAGAGTTCCTGCTCCAAAAGGGAATCCAGACGAGTCTTTGCAAGCGTTGATTTTTGATTCGGTTTACAATCCGTTTCGAGGAGTTGAGACTTATTTTAGGGTTATTAATGGTGAGATTAGCAAAGGACAAAAGATTA from Galbibacter sp. BG1 harbors:
- a CDS encoding NlpC/P60 family protein; this translates as MKFTLKQTFWSLAMVLAIASCKNTSEEKTKDNKIDPILSAVKEEYAPDKRVALFDVEAVSTNEGYVLKGNSNLPDAVESLEEKLKAENINFIDSIELLPSADLEGKTKGIIKISAANLRGAPKHSAELVTQGTLGMPVNNYKKEGSWYLIQTPDKYIAWVDYGGVEPMDKETFAAWKASEKIIYTKTSGSSYAEANQDSQVISDIVAGNILRLEDEENGFYKVTYPDGRTAFVSQEEATPYQEWMEALPHTKEGLVATSKTLMGLPYLWGGTSPKGVDCSGFTKTIYFLNGMVIPRDASQQIHEGILVDDSKDFSKLQPGDLLFFGKKATETSKERVIHVGMWIGNNEFIHSAGRVHISSVDKNAENFDEYNLNRYLRTKRILNENSEGLIYLDKKDIF